One Thalassospira marina DNA window includes the following coding sequences:
- the cysD gene encoding sulfate adenylyltransferase subunit CysD has translation MTHLRQLEAESIHIIREVAASFERPVMLYSIGKDSSVLLHLARKAFYPAPPPFPLMHVDTTWKFREMIAFRDRVAKEYGFELIVHINEEGVKQGVGPFTHGSSLHTDIMKTQSLKQALNKYKFDAAFGGARRDEEKARAKERVFSFRTETHRWDPKNQRPELWDIYNSRINKGESIRAFPISNWTELDIWQYIYLEQIPIVPLYYAAKRPIVERDGTLIMVDDDRMPLRDGEVPEMKSVRFRTLGCYPLTGAVESEAATLPEIIQEMLLTRSSERQGRMIDHDEAGSMEKKKQEGYF, from the coding sequence CTGACCCATCTCCGCCAGTTAGAGGCAGAGAGCATTCATATCATCCGCGAGGTGGCCGCTTCCTTTGAACGCCCGGTGATGCTTTATTCCATCGGCAAGGATTCATCGGTTTTGCTGCACCTGGCCCGCAAGGCATTTTACCCGGCACCGCCACCCTTTCCCCTGATGCATGTCGACACGACATGGAAGTTCCGCGAAATGATTGCGTTTCGCGACCGGGTGGCAAAGGAATATGGCTTCGAGCTGATTGTTCACATCAATGAAGAAGGTGTGAAACAGGGTGTCGGCCCGTTCACGCATGGCTCCAGCCTGCATACCGACATCATGAAAACCCAGTCCCTGAAACAGGCGCTCAACAAATACAAGTTTGACGCGGCCTTTGGTGGTGCCCGGCGCGACGAGGAAAAGGCACGTGCCAAGGAACGTGTTTTCTCTTTCCGGACCGAAACCCACCGCTGGGACCCGAAAAACCAGCGCCCTGAATTGTGGGATATTTACAATTCCCGCATCAACAAGGGCGAAAGCATCCGTGCCTTCCCGATCTCGAACTGGACGGAGCTTGATATCTGGCAATATATCTATCTGGAACAGATTCCCATCGTTCCGCTTTATTATGCGGCCAAACGCCCGATCGTTGAACGCGATGGCACCCTGATCATGGTCGATGATGACCGTATGCCGCTGCGCGATGGCGAAGTGCCGGAAATGAAGTCGGTCCGCTTCCGTACCCTTGGCTGCTATCCGCTGACAGGTGCTGTCGAGTCCGAAGCCGCAACCCTGCCCGAAATCATTCAGGAAATGCTGCTGACCCGATCCAGCGAACGTCAGGGTCGCATGATCGACCATGACGAAGCCGGTTCAATGGAAAAGAAAAAGCAGGAAGGCTACTTCTAA
- the cysN gene encoding sulfate adenylyltransferase subunit CysN — MAHKSDLIADDILGYLKAQEEKSLLRFITCGSVDDGKSTLIGRLLWDSKLIFEDQLAALEVDSRKVGTQNGEIDFALLLDGLQAEREQGITIDVAYRFFSTDKRKFIVADTPGHEQYTRNMATGASTADVAIILIDARKGILTQTRRHSFITSLLGIRNVVLAVNKMDLVDYDQATFDRIVAEYQEFAKQLNYKSIQAIPISALRGDNIIEASPNTPWYDGPTLLAHLETVEVEQEAIEKPFRLPVQWVNRPNLDFRGFSGTVSSGVVKPGDAIIVSSSGQTSKVKEIVTFDGNLDQAIAGQAITLTLEDEIDISRGDVLAAADARTDYADQFEAKIIWMHEDQMLPGRPYLIKMGGQISGAQISTLKYKVNVNTLEHMAGKTLELNEVGIANIAADRALAFDPYDDNRHTGRFIIIDRYTNATVGAGMINHSLRRATNIKWQEMDINKQARATQKGQKSAVLWFTGLSGAGKSTIANLVEKKLNALGKHTYSLDGDNVRHGLNKDLGFTDADRVENIRRVGETAKLFVDAGLITLVSFISPFKSERQMARNLLEDGEFIEVFINTPLAVCEERDVKGLYKKAREGKIANFTGIDSPYEAPENPEITVNTSDQSAEDAAEMVVSKLEEFGILAAWFPEI; from the coding sequence ATGGCACACAAGTCTGATCTGATTGCCGATGACATTCTGGGCTATCTCAAGGCCCAGGAAGAAAAAAGCCTGCTGCGTTTCATCACCTGCGGCAGTGTCGACGATGGCAAAAGCACCCTGATTGGCCGCCTGCTGTGGGATTCCAAGCTGATTTTCGAAGACCAGCTTGCCGCGCTTGAGGTCGATTCCCGCAAGGTTGGCACCCAGAATGGCGAAATTGATTTCGCCCTGCTGCTTGATGGTTTGCAGGCCGAACGCGAACAGGGCATCACCATCGATGTTGCCTATCGCTTTTTCTCGACCGACAAGCGCAAATTCATCGTTGCCGATACGCCGGGCCACGAACAATATACCCGCAATATGGCAACCGGCGCCTCGACCGCCGATGTTGCCATCATCCTGATCGATGCGCGCAAGGGCATTCTGACGCAAACCCGTCGTCACAGCTTCATTACATCCCTTCTGGGTATTCGCAATGTGGTGCTGGCGGTGAACAAAATGGACCTGGTTGATTATGACCAGGCCACGTTTGATCGTATCGTTGCCGAGTATCAGGAATTCGCCAAACAGCTGAATTACAAATCCATTCAGGCAATTCCGATTTCCGCCCTGCGTGGCGATAACATCATTGAAGCCAGCCCCAATACCCCCTGGTATGATGGCCCCACCCTGCTCGCCCACCTTGAAACGGTCGAAGTGGAACAGGAAGCGATTGAAAAACCCTTCCGCCTGCCCGTTCAGTGGGTAAACCGCCCCAATCTGGATTTCCGTGGTTTTTCCGGCACGGTGTCGTCGGGCGTGGTCAAACCGGGTGATGCGATTATCGTGTCGTCATCGGGCCAGACCAGCAAGGTCAAGGAAATCGTCACCTTTGATGGCAATCTGGACCAGGCCATTGCCGGACAGGCCATTACCCTGACGCTGGAAGACGAAATCGATATTTCCCGTGGGGATGTTCTGGCTGCCGCCGATGCCCGCACCGATTATGCCGACCAGTTTGAAGCCAAAATCATCTGGATGCATGAAGACCAGATGCTGCCGGGTCGCCCCTATCTGATCAAAATGGGTGGGCAGATTTCAGGCGCACAGATCAGCACCCTGAAATACAAGGTCAACGTCAATACACTGGAACATATGGCGGGTAAAACGCTGGAACTGAACGAAGTTGGCATTGCCAACATCGCCGCAGACCGCGCCCTTGCCTTTGATCCCTACGACGATAACCGCCATACCGGCCGCTTCATCATCATTGACCGCTATACCAACGCCACCGTTGGGGCGGGCATGATCAACCATTCCCTGCGCCGTGCGACCAATATCAAATGGCAGGAAATGGACATCAACAAACAGGCACGTGCCACCCAGAAGGGACAGAAATCGGCTGTTCTGTGGTTTACGGGCCTGTCAGGTGCGGGCAAATCTACCATTGCCAACCTGGTTGAAAAGAAACTCAACGCCCTTGGCAAACATACCTACAGCCTTGATGGCGACAATGTCCGTCACGGCCTGAACAAGGACCTTGGCTTTACCGATGCCGACCGGGTGGAAAATATCCGCCGCGTCGGTGAAACGGCAAAGCTGTTTGTTGATGCGGGCCTGATCACGCTGGTTTCCTTTATTTCACCGTTCAAAAGCGAACGCCAGATGGCGCGCAACCTGCTTGAAGACGGCGAATTCATCGAAGTCTTCATCAATACCCCGCTGGCGGTGTGTGAAGAACGCGACGTAAAGGGCCTATATAAAAAGGCACGCGAAGGCAAAATCGCCAATTTCACCGGGATCGACAGCCCCTATGAGGCCCCCGAAAACCCGGAAATCACGGTCAACACCTCGGATCAATCCGCCGAGGACGCCGCTGAAATGGTTGTCAGCAAACTCGAGGAATTCGGCATCCTTGCCGCCTGGTTCCCTGAAATCTGA
- a CDS encoding acyl-CoA desaturase: MPVTTSAPAPEPSQHHDDIIYPALIPFSLVHLACFAAIWTGITWQAAILGIVLYVVRMFGVTGGYHRYFSHRAYSTSRFFQFVLACLAQSSAQKSVIWWAAKHRHHHKYSDMENDVHSPRHRGFLYSHVGWIFARQHDKADLSTVGDLTRYRELMWLHKFETAPAIVLAVACFLFAGWSGLVVGFFWSTVACYHGTFGINSLAHVSGRKRYVTGDDSRNNWLLAIFTLGEGWHNNHHAYQSSARQGFRWWEYDPTYYMLCILSWIGLVRDLKQPPQQVLRNEQRLGTKVINRAAEQLAAHFDPDRIAKTISATLHGPELQKLQDALENARHRTGDAMAAFHLPHLPSRDEFMATARQMFAKTRSLDDIIDRAYDYFLAAVGTRLAAVPVPATAGMTR; the protein is encoded by the coding sequence ATGCCTGTGACGACCTCCGCCCCGGCACCCGAACCAAGCCAGCACCATGATGATATCATCTATCCGGCGCTGATCCCGTTTTCGCTGGTTCATCTCGCCTGCTTTGCCGCGATCTGGACTGGCATCACCTGGCAGGCCGCCATTTTGGGCATTGTGCTTTATGTCGTGCGCATGTTTGGGGTTACAGGCGGGTATCATCGCTATTTTTCCCATCGCGCCTATAGCACCAGCCGGTTTTTCCAGTTTGTTCTGGCCTGCCTTGCCCAAAGCAGCGCCCAGAAAAGCGTGATCTGGTGGGCAGCAAAACACCGCCATCACCACAAATATTCCGACATGGAAAACGATGTGCATTCCCCACGCCATCGCGGTTTTCTTTATAGCCATGTGGGCTGGATCTTTGCCCGCCAGCATGACAAAGCCGACCTTTCCACCGTTGGCGATCTAACCCGTTATCGTGAACTGATGTGGCTGCACAAATTTGAAACCGCCCCGGCAATTGTGCTGGCTGTCGCCTGCTTCCTGTTTGCTGGCTGGTCGGGCCTTGTTGTTGGCTTTTTCTGGAGCACGGTTGCCTGTTACCACGGCACGTTTGGCATCAATTCGCTGGCCCATGTCAGCGGGCGCAAACGCTATGTCACGGGTGATGATTCACGCAATAACTGGTTGCTGGCAATTTTCACCCTGGGCGAAGGCTGGCACAATAACCACCATGCCTATCAAAGCAGCGCACGCCAGGGCTTCCGCTGGTGGGAATATGACCCTACCTATTACATGCTGTGCATCCTGTCCTGGATTGGCTTGGTCCGCGATTTGAAACAGCCGCCCCAGCAGGTTTTACGCAACGAACAGCGCCTGGGCACCAAGGTTATCAACCGTGCTGCCGAACAGCTTGCCGCCCATTTTGACCCGGACCGCATTGCCAAAACCATCAGCGCGACATTGCATGGCCCGGAATTGCAAAAACTGCAGGATGCACTGGAAAATGCGCGCCACCGCACCGGCGATGCCATGGCGGCCTTTCATCTGCCGCACCTGCCCAGCCGCGATGAATTCATGGCAACCGCCCGCCAGATGTTTGCCAAAACCCGCTCGCTTGATGACATTATCGACCGCGCCTATGACTATTTCCTGGCAGCCGTTGGCACCCGGCTTGCTGCCGTTCCCGTCCCGGCAACAGCAGGCATGACGCGTTAA
- a CDS encoding pyridoxal phosphate-dependent aminotransferase, protein MSTADFAARSPFVHEGIRKVVRDITPSQIREVAHLGMGRDNVVPLWFGEPDQPTPEFIRKAAMDALAAGDTFYQPNAGIAPLREALAGYMNGLYGTGLAPDNVIVTVSGLNAIMVTLQSVLGAGDHLVTTSPIWPNIVAIPQVLGASVSTVPLQADTSGGWQLDVQSLFDACTPATKVILLNTPNNPTGWMMPAEDQAKLVEFAHARGIWIVADEVYARLVYNGQNFAPSFVPFMREDSRIMVINSFSKAWAMTGWRLGWITAPAAATGELEKLMEFNVSCPAGFVQQAGIVALRDGEEFVASSRDRYARSRKVLVERLSAMPRVMLPEAEAAFYAFFRIDGVSDTLGFAKQLLLSEGVGLAPGEAFGPEGAGFIRACYAVSEDRIHQAMDGLERFLAKN, encoded by the coding sequence ATGAGCACCGCCGACTTCGCCGCCCGCAGCCCGTTTGTCCATGAAGGTATTCGCAAGGTGGTGCGTGATATTACGCCATCGCAAATTCGCGAAGTCGCGCATTTGGGCATGGGCCGCGACAATGTTGTGCCCCTGTGGTTTGGTGAACCTGACCAGCCCACGCCGGAATTTATTCGCAAGGCTGCGATGGATGCGCTTGCCGCCGGTGACACATTTTATCAGCCCAATGCGGGTATCGCCCCGCTGCGAGAAGCACTGGCAGGTTATATGAACGGCCTTTATGGCACCGGGCTTGCGCCCGATAATGTGATTGTCACGGTGTCGGGGCTGAATGCGATTATGGTGACGTTGCAATCGGTGCTGGGGGCGGGCGACCATCTGGTAACCACATCGCCGATCTGGCCCAATATTGTGGCGATCCCGCAGGTATTGGGGGCCTCGGTCAGCACGGTGCCATTGCAGGCGGATACCAGTGGTGGCTGGCAGCTTGATGTGCAATCGCTGTTTGATGCCTGCACCCCGGCAACCAAAGTTATTTTGTTAAATACCCCCAACAATCCCACCGGCTGGATGATGCCGGCGGAAGACCAGGCAAAACTGGTTGAATTTGCCCATGCGCGCGGTATCTGGATTGTCGCTGACGAGGTTTACGCCCGTCTGGTCTATAACGGGCAGAATTTTGCACCGTCTTTTGTGCCTTTTATGCGCGAAGACAGCCGCATCATGGTGATTAACAGTTTTTCCAAGGCATGGGCGATGACGGGCTGGCGCCTGGGCTGGATCACGGCACCGGCTGCCGCCACGGGCGAGCTTGAAAAGCTGATGGAATTTAACGTGTCCTGCCCGGCGGGTTTTGTGCAGCAGGCCGGGATTGTCGCCCTGCGCGATGGCGAGGAATTTGTTGCCAGTTCGCGCGATCGTTACGCACGGTCGCGCAAAGTGCTGGTTGAACGCCTATCTGCCATGCCGCGTGTCATGCTGCCCGAGGCCGAAGCCGCCTTTTATGCCTTTTTCCGGATTGATGGGGTGAGTGACACGCTTGGATTTGCCAAGCAGCTTTTGCTTTCCGAAGGTGTTGGCCTTGCACCGGGTGAGGCATTTGGCCCCGAAGGTGCGGGCTTTATCCGCGCCTGTTATGCGGTGTCGGAAGACCGTATTCACCAGGCGATGGACGGGCTGGAACGGTTTTTGGCGAAAAACTGA
- a CDS encoding SulP family inorganic anion transporter: MNDISARKSSGWNLFLPKLVTVFREGYSLANLRQDAISGMTVAVVALPLSMALAIASGATPDKGLITAIIAGFFISALGGSRFQIGGPTGAFVVVVFNVIAQFGYDGLIIATLMAGIMLIIAGLARFGTWIKYIPEPVVTGFTSGIAVIIFTSQIKDLFGLKMAEMPAEFIAKIEALWQARATLDPVNLAIALGALAIIIIARRTAPKLPSFLIAVALASLVVAIGNLPIDTIGSRFGGISADISLPTLPVITTARIMELMPSAFTIAFLAGIESLLSAMVADGMTGRRHRSNCELVAQGVANLASGLFGGLPATGAIARTATNIRSGAKSPVSGMLHAVFLLVFMLLLAPLANYIPLAALAAVLMVVAWNMSEIDRFARLLRGPLGDRLVLVLTFGLTVMVDLTVAIQAGVVLAAILFMHRMSESVIIAQTPTNGANTALPNRGTANGTLIRQDQPDALSDNPIARDGIPDNLEIYRLSGPLFFGVANRLTDVIDSVAGYPRDFILCMDDVPMIDASGASRIEHFISTCNRHGTRLFLVGLRPQPQKVLAGMGILDQSALQVETDIASALHKIRPAA, translated from the coding sequence ATGAATGACATCTCAGCGCGCAAATCCTCTGGCTGGAACCTGTTTTTACCCAAACTGGTCACTGTATTTCGCGAGGGTTATTCGCTGGCTAACCTGCGCCAGGATGCCATTTCGGGCATGACGGTTGCCGTGGTTGCCCTACCGCTTTCGATGGCGCTGGCGATTGCCAGCGGGGCCACGCCCGATAAGGGGCTGATTACGGCAATTATAGCCGGATTTTTCATATCAGCCCTGGGGGGTAGCCGGTTTCAAATTGGCGGGCCGACCGGTGCCTTTGTGGTGGTGGTGTTTAACGTCATTGCCCAATTTGGCTATGACGGCTTGATCATTGCCACCCTGATGGCAGGCATCATGCTGATCATTGCCGGGCTGGCGCGCTTTGGCACCTGGATCAAATATATCCCCGAACCGGTTGTAACAGGTTTTACATCCGGCATTGCCGTAATCATTTTCACCAGCCAGATCAAGGATCTGTTTGGCCTTAAAATGGCGGAAATGCCTGCTGAATTTATCGCCAAGATCGAGGCCCTGTGGCAGGCCCGCGCAACGCTGGACCCGGTCAACCTTGCTATCGCCCTAGGTGCGCTGGCCATTATCATCATCGCCCGGCGCACAGCCCCCAAACTGCCCAGCTTTCTGATCGCGGTTGCCCTGGCATCGCTGGTGGTCGCCATTGGCAATTTGCCCATTGATACCATCGGTTCGCGGTTTGGCGGCATTTCCGCCGATATCAGCCTGCCTACCCTGCCCGTCATTACAACCGCGCGCATTATGGAACTGATGCCCAGCGCCTTTACCATTGCCTTTCTTGCCGGGATCGAAAGCCTGCTTTCCGCCATGGTTGCCGATGGCATGACCGGGCGAAGGCATCGGTCCAACTGTGAACTGGTTGCGCAGGGTGTTGCCAATCTGGCATCCGGGCTGTTTGGCGGGTTACCGGCAACCGGGGCCATTGCGCGTACGGCCACCAATATCCGTTCCGGGGCAAAATCGCCGGTATCGGGCATGTTACATGCTGTTTTCCTGCTGGTTTTCATGCTGCTGTTGGCACCACTTGCCAATTACATCCCGCTGGCCGCCCTTGCCGCCGTCCTTATGGTCGTCGCCTGGAATATGAGCGAGATTGACCGCTTCGCCCGCCTGCTGCGCGGCCCGCTGGGCGACAGGCTGGTTCTGGTGTTGACTTTTGGCCTGACGGTAATGGTTGACCTGACAGTTGCCATTCAGGCCGGTGTGGTGCTGGCGGCCATTTTGTTCATGCATCGCATGTCTGAAAGCGTGATCATTGCGCAAACCCCGACCAATGGTGCCAACACCGCGTTGCCAAACCGGGGCACCGCCAACGGCACACTTATTCGCCAGGACCAGCCCGATGCCCTGTCAGACAACCCGATTGCACGTGATGGCATCCCCGATAATCTTGAAATTTACCGCCTGTCCGGGCCATTATTTTTTGGTGTTGCCAACCGCCTGACCGACGTGATCGACAGTGTCGCCGGATACCCGCGCGACTTTATCCTGTGTATGGATGATGTCCCCATGATTGATGCCAGCGGCGCTTCACGCATTGAACATTTCATCTCCACCTGCAACCGTCACGGCACAAGGCTGTTTCTGGTTGGGTTGCGCCCGCAACCGCAAAAGGTGCTAGCGGGCATGGGCATCCTTGATCAAAGCGCACTTCAGGTTGAAACCGATATTGCCAGCGCCCTGCATAAAATCCGCCCGGCGGCCTGA